In the Phreatobacter oligotrophus genome, TCAGGATCTCGACCTCCATGGTCTTCCGGCCGAGCAGGCGCTCGAGATCCCGGACACGCTTCTCGAGGTCACGCACATGGCTGGTCCCGACTACGTCCTCGTCCGCGTGGACAGCCTGATGGCCACCTTCGATCATTCGCCTCTTCCAGCTGAAGAGCAGGCTTGGGGAGAGGCCGTGACGGCGAGCAACCAGCGACACGGAGGAGCCCGGCTGCATGGCCTCTTCCACCAGCCGGACCTTCTCGGAAGTCGACCAACGACGGCGCCGCTGGACTGACGTGATGACCTCAACACGTGTGGTCGGGGGGATCGGATCAGAAGACATAGCCTTATCCATAGGCCTACGCCTATGCCTTAGCGAGCTAGGCCGACTGTCCGGTCAAAACGGGGTGCGTTCCATCCCGAAGCTCCGCCCGCCATGCCCGGCAAAGCCGAGGCGGCGCCTCGGCGTTCACGAATACGGCGTCCGGGGCCGCTTCATCGCGTTCAGTGCTGCTGCTCG is a window encoding:
- a CDS encoding transposase, coding for MDKAMSSDPIPPTTRVEVITSVQRRRRWSTSEKVRLVEEAMQPGSSVSLVARRHGLSPSLLFSWKRRMIEGGHQAVHADEDVVGTSHVRDLEKRVRDLERLLGRKTMEVEIL